The following proteins are co-located in the Primulina tabacum isolate GXHZ01 chromosome 11, ASM2559414v2, whole genome shotgun sequence genome:
- the LOC142518640 gene encoding ATP synthase subunit O, mitochondrial-like, producing the protein MAGRLRSALPILRRTLTNDAQKVFVYPSFANAEFSRNYATTSPVKEQKVKVPFAMYGVSGNYASALYLAAVKANVLDKVESELLVLIEASKKSPKFSQFMKDLSVTADIRMKAVNDIGAQAKFDDITKNFLAVVAESGRLGHIERIAQRFSELTMAHRGEVKATVTSVIALPPEEEKELKETLHDILGQGKKVKLEQKIDPSILGGLVVEFQQKVFDMSIKTRALQMERFLRQPINLDAQ; encoded by the exons ATGGCGGGGCGATTGCGATCGGCGCTTCCAATACTTCGGAGAACCCTAACCAACGACGCTCAGAAAGTGTTCGTCTACCCTTCCTTCGCTAATGCTGAG TTTTCGAGGAACTATGCAACTACCTCTCCTGTGAAGGAGCAAAAAGTCAAG GTACCCTTTGCAATGTATGGTGTCTCAGGAAACTATGCTTCGGCGTTGTACCTTGCTGCTGTTAAAGCTAATGTACTGGACAAGGTTGAATCTGAGCTTCTTGTTCTTATCGAGGCTTCAAAGAAAAGCCCCAAATTTTCTCAATTCATGAAAGATCTATCTGTGACTGCGGATATCAGAATGAAGGCCGTAAATGATATTGGTGCTCAGGCTAAGTTTGATGACATAACAAAAAACTTTTTGG CTGTCGTTGCTGAATCAGGGAGGTTGGGACATATAGAACGGATAGCTCAGAGATTCTCAGAGCTGACCATGGCACATAGAGGAGAAGTTAAAGCTACTGTAACCTCTGTTATT GCTCTACCTCCAGAGGAAGAGAAAGAATTGAAGGAGACATTGCATGATATACTTGGGCAAGGGAAGAAAGTTAAGCTTGAGCAGAAG ATTGACCCCAGCATTCTTGGTGGACTCGTGGTTGAATTCCAGCAAAAAGTTTTTGACATGTCCATAAAGACTAGGGCACTTCAGATGGAGCGATTCCTACGCCAGCCTATCAACTTGGATGCCCAATAA